DNA from Triticum aestivum cultivar Chinese Spring chromosome 7D, IWGSC CS RefSeq v2.1, whole genome shotgun sequence:
TGTTTATTTATGTCCCTTAGAATGTTTCTAGTCCCACTGGTGGGTAGGAGTGCACTATATGAAAGACTAGTACGAGGAAATTACTCATATTAACATATCTTAGGCCATACAGAGTAAGAATAATTTATGCCTAATTTTTCGTAATTTACTCTCATGTCCCAGAGTAATATATAAGAAACTGAATGGTTCCCCTAGTTCTGGCATGCATGCTTCCACTTCCACAATACAAGCATAGCTTTATAAGTACATTCCTGGACCTGGAGTATGGTCAGTGGTAAATTTCACTACATTCATGATTTCCATCCTTGATAACCGATATAGTAACAGAATGTCAATGAAACTTTTTACCTTAATAATGTTGAGAAAGCCTTTCCAAAGCGCATTTTGGATACTAGAATGGAAGGAATATGTTTCACCATGGAAAAGCTTTACAGCTGGCTATCTGCACATGTTTGCATAGCAATTATAATAATTACTTTATTAGAGAATCTACTCCCTctgttgaactaaaaccacgacatgaattatggaacggagggagcacaTGATAAAAACAGAGCTAAGAAATGGCCGTGAGAACTTACAGTTTGGTGGTCAGAAATAGTCAGGGGTCAATTGAGTTACTCAACAGTATAACATTTTCTCCACATGACAAAATCTGGCCAAACCTATGTACGTACTGCATAACAAATCAGAATGGCCCTTATTTTTCTGTCCATTAATTTCTTTTTTAAGACAATAGAAATTCACCTCGTTCTTGGGCCATCGAATGAACTGAATGTATCACAGCAGGTCATTGAAGAAACTATGTACAGCATGATTGCACAGAGATGAGCTTTATATATATGAAATGCTGTCTGCTGCTAAGTTTTCGTTTTCTATCTACAGCCACACTCATGTCAAGTCAGAGGAACATAACCTTCCAGTTTTAAATGGATATAAATGTTCTTCAATGCTGCATAAATATCTTCTGAATGAACATGTAAAACATCTGCCGCCAAAAACTCATGACATTTTCCATCCACCTCAATAGAACTACATCCAGGGTTCTTTTTTACCCCTCTATCTCTCATCAACATCCTCAGCATCTTCACCTGATCCCATTTACTTTTACTTGCATATATTTGGCACATAAGTACATATATTCCACTGTCCGATGGATCGAGTTTTACTAGCTTATCTGCAGCACATTCACCAATCTCTACATTGCCATGCACTCTGCATGCATTCAAAAGAGCACCCCAACCGGCCTCGCCAGCTTCCATTGGCATACCCTTTGCAACTTCGAGTGCCTCTTCAAGAAGTCCACTTTTCCCCAAAAGATCAATCATGCATGCATAGTGTtctgctttgggttcaatctgatAGCCCATTTTCATTTCTTTAAAATACCGACGCCCTTCTGAAACCAACCCACTATGACTGCATGCAGAAAGTAGCCCAAGGAATGTGATCTCATCAGGCACAATACCTGTTCCTTTCAACTGCTCAAAGAGATGAAGGACTTGTTCAGACTGACCGTGCACAGCATGGGCCATGACCATCGAATTCCAACTCACTACATTTCTCTCTCCCATCTCAGCAAACAATCTTGATGCTGCATCCAAATCTCCACATTTTGCATACATGTCAATGAATGCATTACCTAAATTCACGGTAAGTACAACCTTACCACTGACAATGTAGTTATCATATATCCACCTACCAAGATCCAGGCAACCTAACTGAGCACAGGCCGGAAGCACGCTTACAAGGGTAGCATTAATCGGCTCAACATTTTCTTCAATCATCTTTTTAAACAACCTCACTGCTTCCTCAGGCTGATTTGCCTGTGAGTAAGCAGCGATCATGCAACTCCAAGAAACTGCGTTCCTCCTAGGCATATCCTCGAACAGTTGAGCTGCACTCTCCAAGTGACCGCACTTGGCATAAACGTTAACCATGGTCGTCCAGGAGTACACATCCTTGACCGCCATGCCGTCAAAAACCTCCCTGGCAGAGGACTTGCACCCGAATTTCCTGAACATATCGATCAGCGCATTCGCCAAGCTAATGCTTCCACCTAAACCACCCTCTGCAACATACCGATGCACCCTCCTCCCCAGTGCCAGCAATCCCATCTGCCCGATCGCCGACAGCGCCGCAACCAGCGTCACCTCATTCGGCTGCTGGCCCCCCGCCACCACCATCCTGCAAAACACGCGCCAGGCATCGTCAGCCAACCCCCTCCGCGCATACCCGTCCACCATGGTCGTCCAGGAAACGACGTCCCTCTCGGACATTTCGTCGAACACCCTCCGCGCACGCGCCAGCGACCCGTGGTCCGCGTAGAAGTGCACCAGCGCGTTCCCGACGAGCACGCTCCGGCCAACGAACCCCCACTTGAGGGCGACGCAGTGGACGCCCTCCCCGCCCGCGGACGACGGCCCGTGCTCGGCGGCCGCGGCGGCCTTGAGCGCGAAGACGAGCGTGCGCGCGTCGGCGGGGAGGGCTTGGCGGACGACGCGGCGGAAGAGCGCGAGGGCGCGGCGCGGGAGGCGGGCGCGGAGGAAGGCGCGCATCATGGTGGCGAGCATGTAGGCGTTGGGGCCGGGGGCGGGGGCGCGGGCGAGGATGGCGGCGGCGTGGTCGACGCGGGGCGGCGTGGAGAGGGCGCAGAAGGCGAGGAGGCGGGACGCCGGGAAGCGGCCCGCGGCGAGGCCGGAGACGGTGAGCAGCGCGTGCAGCTGGAGGAAGCGCGGGAAGGAGGCGCAGGACTCGAGGAGGGCGAGCAGCGGGTGGGTCACCACCAGGTTGCGGTTGGTGTTCCAcgccggccggggcggcggcggtggcgtccctGGGCCCGGGGAAGGCTGAGGAGGCCGCGCGGGCGGAGCGTGATGGCGCATCACAGCTTCGCGGGAGCACGAGGTTTCTATGGGTTCGCCGGCGGGGGAGAAGAGGCCGTCGCCGGAGCTACCTCGGCGGGTGGGTGGGCgaggttgagtaggggaggggaggggaggagacgCCATTTTGGGGAGCGGTACAACGGCGGGAGTCGCCGCGACCTCCTTGCGAGGGGAGACGGTTATGGGCTTCAATTCCACTTCTAGCTCAACTGGAAATGGGCTTGTGTGCTTCAGTTCAGCTGGATTTCCAACTCTggaattccaatttttcttccaatTCTAGCTCAGCTGGAAATGGTCTTGTGTGCTTCAGTGCTTCAGTTCAGCTGGAATTCCAATTTTGCTCCAAAAAAAAATGGAATTCCAATTCGTCTCCAATTCTAGCTCAGCTTTTTTTTCAGCTGGAAATGGGCTTCAATTCCAATCACCCTAATAACCAAACAGCATCCTCCCCTCCTCTCTAACTGATGCTATGCCCAAAAGAAATCACTGCTTGTTGCTGCGGCAGCCCTTAAATAATCACAGTACATACTGTTTTTCTCAACAGCAACAAAAAACATGATATTAGTAGCATTTGGTTTGTGCAACAGATTATGTAACACACTGGCCTTGTCTCAGCCTTCCCTCAGGATGAAAAAGGAAAATCATTGTGTAACAGGAGCGGAGCGTGACGTCGCACCATCGTGCGAGCCCTGGATAGGCACCAACATCACCAGACAGCAAAGCAGATGACACATACAGATTGCAAGCAATGCTGAAAGGAAGCTTTTGCTTAGAATCAGCTGCTCAGGAATTTACCATTGCAAGTGAGCAACATAGCCAAACAGTGAAACAGATACAAACATAGGTCGCGAGCAAATGCTGAACATGTGCTTAATAGAACCGTTTACTGAGGAACCGTTTAGACACAGCAATTTGGTACCTGACACTAGTTTCAGGGCACTTCAGCACTGATTATAATGTATCATGGGAGCAAAacaatcaagaagaagaagaaaatcaggATATCATAATTCTTATACCCTGAGTTACAAAAACACATGTATCATGGGAATTGCGCTGGCAAAACTTATTTATTGTGAATGCAGTCTCCTCCCGAAGGCCACGATTAGCTTCCGCAGCTCTTCAGCACTGATAAACTGCTGAATGCTGGTCTACACGCTATGGAGAAGCATTTTAGAACACTGCTTCTCCAGCAAATCCATGGCAGGTTGTATCATTTTGCCCCCGGCTTTTGGTTATCATTACCCGCATCTTTTCCGGATACGGCAGCCGTCGCGGCGGCTGTCATGGCtgcagccgccgcaccaaccttcACGCCGCCTGCAGCTTTCATCGCCCCGGCGATCTTTGCGAATGCAGCTACCCCGCCTACTAGGGCAGCACGCAGGGCTACCATTGGCCTGATCTCCATGGTATGTTCCTGGAGCAGTTAATGCATAAATGAGCAACTTCAGCACagtctaaaatacgtctatatacatccgtatgtagtccttattgaaatctctaaaaaggcttgtatttagaaacggagggagtacattttgaGGAAGTTAGATGTGGCTGTATTTTTCAATCTTGTACATggataaaagaagaagaaaaactgatGGTATAGTCTACTGCCTCCGTCTCAAAACATAAGATGTTTTTGTAGGTTagatataagacgtttttgtaggctAAACTCTAAACATAAGACGTTTTTGTACACATGGCCTCTTAAACACCTACACATGCTGTGAATAGCTGAATGAAATCACAGGATAACCAATGATGCAGAACTAACCAAACCACTGCTTAAATGCCTAAACAGAATTATCTCGTTTTTGGCCTAAAGATTATCGCGGAGCCTCCTGTGGAGTATACTCCAGTGGGATAAACAGTTATGTCAAACGCACCAAGCACCCCCTTAGATTGACCACAACTCTGCTAGCACAACATCATGCAGATAAAACTTAACAAAAACACATGCTCGACAGGATAGTGCCACAACTTCTGAATGCATCATTCTCACACGTGGCTCATTCAGATATCAATCTCAGTAGAACTGGCCCGTGTAAACTAGCCAGGGGTGGATCTGGATGGTATGCCGGCCGTGCACCGGCGCACCCAGAAATTGCGGGGGTCAAGTGGGGTTCGACTAATCACTGGATGAGGAGGACAAGCACATACCTCAGAACCCAAAGACTGCGGCGGGGGCGGAGACGGCGGGGACGCGATGTGACGATGAGGGCAACCGGGAGCGGCGATGGGCGCGAGTACGAGGGGGTggggtagggggggggggggcgaagggtcggCGGTGGCTGGCGCTAAggcacggcgcggcggcggctgtaGGGGAGGCGGCGGCAGATCAGAGGAGATCTTTGGGTCGGGAGGTCAGCAGGAGGAAGAGGGAAGAAGGGTGCGGGGAGAGGACGGGCTTGTGGTGTGTGTGGCTTGAAGAGTtgggttttttctcttttttggataTTCAGAAGGGCTCGTGGGCATATGCTTCCGCGTGTAGATAAACCGGGTTTTTATCGGTTTTGTCATTAGTTGGGTCAGGGCATGTaaaatggttgataagatagtcttattttaagtcttgcatgtaatttagagatgattaaaaaaatgtttaaaatgggtcatctcttagccttatcttcaataactagctattcctaaaaacatggtgagacatattgtgctaagagatcatctcttgtcttctcttaaataagagaagacaagtctttt
Protein-coding regions in this window:
- the LOC123164052 gene encoding pentatricopeptide repeat-containing protein At2g22410, mitochondrial encodes the protein MASPPLPSPTQPRPPTRRGSSGDGLFSPAGEPIETSCSREAVMRHHAPPARPPQPSPGPGTPPPPPRPAWNTNRNLVVTHPLLALLESCASFPRFLQLHALLTVSGLAAGRFPASRLLAFCALSTPPRVDHAAAILARAPAPGPNAYMLATMMRAFLRARLPRRALALFRRVVRQALPADARTLVFALKAAAAAEHGPSSAGGEGVHCVALKWGFVGRSVLVGNALVHFYADHGSLARARRVFDEMSERDVVSWTTMVDGYARRGLADDAWRVFCRMVVAGGQQPNEVTLVAALSAIGQMGLLALGRRVHRYVAEGGLGGSISLANALIDMFRKFGCKSSAREVFDGMAVKDVYSWTTMVNVYAKCGHLESAAQLFEDMPRRNAVSWSCMIAAYSQANQPEEAVRLFKKMIEENVEPINATLVSVLPACAQLGCLDLGRWIYDNYIVSGKVVLTVNLGNAFIDMYAKCGDLDAASRLFAEMGERNVVSWNSMVMAHAVHGQSEQVLHLFEQLKGTGIVPDEITFLGLLSACSHSGLVSEGRRYFKEMKMGYQIEPKAEHYACMIDLLGKSGLLEEALEVAKGMPMEAGEAGWGALLNACRVHGNVEIGECAADKLVKLDPSDSGIYVLMCQIYASKSKWDQVKMLRMLMRDRGVKKNPGCSSIEVDGKCHEFLAADVLHVHSEDIYAALKNIYIHLKLEGYVPLT